The genomic DNA TGTCCTGTCGATCCACCAGTGGCTCTCTTCCTATCAACTATACATTTTTTAGAGGAAGTCAGAATCTGTGGCCGACTATACTGAAGACGGACAGGAACCCAGCCCTGTTTAACCTAACTATCAGTTCTGCCAGTGATTTGGGGGAATATAAATGCAAAGTTGTAAATGGAATCTCCAACAGTGCAAAATACAGCGAGAGTCTCAACTTTACGTTACTAGGTAGGAGTTTGTGTGTATCCGTGACGTTTTTCCAACATCAGGAAATGAGTGTTCATAATAATCCATCCCAgctggcctgatcctgtgagcagCTGGAGGCACAACCCCATGGCTGTCTGACACATAGCACCATGCAGGACTGGGTACAAGCATTGTGCCATAACCCTCCCAACCCATtaagaacagtttaaaaattatattatgCATTAACATGTAAATGCCAAGTCCAGAGAGGGCTCTGGCAGCTGGAACTGCAGTCAGAAGTGGGCCACACAAGCTGCACCCTGCACATGTGTAAGAGACCACCTAGATCTGACCCTATAGTTTTACTGTATAATTGTTCCTGCATATGCACAAAATAGCTTGCAAAGTACAATCCATGACCATCTCAGGATTGTGCTGCCATGTGATTTCCCCCTTCCTTGCTATCAATACCTTCACATTTGAGCAGGAAGGGTTCTAAAACAGAATGCAATTTCTTTCAAAGGGATAGAGCCATATACTTCTCAATCCATTCAGCttctagcagcagcagccagcaatcCTGCAAGGCGTTATGGTAGAGAACAGTGTTCTAGAACACAGTGTGCCCCTGTCTAGAACTTGGACCAGATCCACAGCTGATGTGAATCAGCATGATTCTATTggaatcaatggagctacactgatctAGGTCAGCTGAGGAGCTGTTCTCTTGTTTGTAGGTCTCAGTTTTAAATCTCATGTTTGCCTTGTACTTATTTTTGTATTCCACTCGTTACTTTACAGATCCAGTGTCCAAACCAGTGCTGAGCACGACTACTTCCCAAGTGAGGATAGGCCAGAATGTGACACTGTCTTGTCACTCAGAAAACGGCTCTTCTCCCATcaactatgttttttttaaaggaaggaagACTATGTCATCCAAAATATCTATGCAAGGGAAGGCTGCAGCTGTGTTAAATGTAACTATCAATTCTTCCAGTGACTTGAGTGACTATAAATGCAAAGCTGAAAATAATATCCCCAATAACACAAAATATAGCAACAGTCTCAACTTTACGCTAGCAGGTATGTGTTTGTCCTACCTATTACTAATAGCATCTGATGAGCTTTTAATGATCTTTGCCTGTCCATGTAAACTGGGGTAGCAGATGCCACATAGCATCTTAGGGCACAGAAGGTTAGAGAGCTGtacattcacaccctggcttgctgtgAATAAGCCCCCTCCACAGTTTCCCCCCCCAAGATTTTACTCTTTAGGTGCATGGatttaacaaaagaaacaaatcCAGAGCTTTTCATTTAAACACAGCCCAACCCAGCCTGTAAACCAGCACTCTAAGAACAGGGCATGAAGGGACACTACCAAGGAGTTACTTTtatataggcttggcagaattagatCTATAtgcatgtatgtgtatatataatttcaATAGATAATatccatgtttatttttaaggatctttatttatttaaaatgttcagttgTGTGGAGTTATGGGAGGGGGCTAAACAACGGCTGTgccagacaattatttaattacaATAGACATTGAGATATAAAAAACTAAAgctttacaaatgttaaaataCAAATCACCACCACACATCAAAATATGCAAAGCAAATATCCTCAAATTAAACTcgaacagcatttttcttactttgcctatctgtaaatttcaatcatcatcgatggaaatattttttcattggtttgtgtttGATGAAACTCATGTTACCAACAttgactgataaaaatctaatccttccaagaccTGCCTTTATAGCCTTCCCTGGCTTTTCTCTGAGTTCATCCTGTACACCTGCAGGACATCTTAGCCTAAAGCTAAATCCCTAGCTCCTGTGGCAGGATTGTGCCCAGATACTTCCCCCTCTGCATCTGTAGGTTTTCAGCATGGCACCAGTTCTTTTCCTCTCTAGGCTCAGGTGAGGACCTTAGGATGTTATTAACAACTGCTACTCCACTTCTCCAAACTAATAGAAAAGGCTGGGCTTTCATTTTAATAGAAAGATAAGTACTTGTAACATCTTGCCATGCCTGTTCTTGCTCTGTACAAACACTCTTTCTCCTGTTGACAGAAGAGGATGGCCTTTCCTATCCCCTCTCCATTTCTCTTGTGCTACTGTTTCTGCTGGTGGTGATAGCAACTGCCCTGCTGGTCCCGTTTCTGATCCTGCCTTGGCGTAAAGCAAGTGAGTTTTTTTGCTTCTCCATATTTTCATTGTAAAATAGTGCTTCAGGCCCTTATTACACTCTGTGTCCTTGGAAATGGAAGGCTTAGTTTCCTGTCTGCACATCACACACTAAGGCCTTCCCATTTCTTAGCAGCTGGTCTCAGTACTCCCAATGATGCCTCTGGTC from Gopherus flavomarginatus isolate rGopFla2 chromosome 12, rGopFla2.mat.asm, whole genome shotgun sequence includes the following:
- the MILR1 gene encoding allergin-1, producing the protein MHKLMIIPFFLLSCFQSTQESQKSNEKDSEQLSNPEFGSLQKSLEVGIGQNVTLSCRSTSGSLPINYTFFRGSQNLWPTILKTDRNPALFNLTISSASDLGEYKCKVVNGISNSAKYSESLNFTLLDPVSKPVLSTTTSQVRIGQNVTLSCHSENGSSPINYVFFKGRKTMSSKISMQGKAAAVLNVTINSSSDLSDYKCKAENNIPNNTKYSNSLNFTLAEEDGLSYPLSISLVLLFLLVVIATALLVPFLILPWRKARKLKSTGSSTDFVSTDKATGSENYVTYTEIEYAKSEEVEYANILIRKEEEHRKVNMRADTTVVYSEVIVRDETQQAETGICHHISAACALARLSTKENLSNLLKISFLPGDKIL